The Sulfolobus acidocaldarius DSM 639 genome has a window encoding:
- a CDS encoding flavin reductase family protein, with amino-acid sequence MTFIHYGGKFYRLVHPRPTVIIGTLCEDGRVNLMPASWNMPISEEPETIGVSVYKETFTYRCLKFHPYATINVPGPELLDLTYSLGSVSGKDVDKVKKFNVELVESEKINVPGMAKAIAIYETRIYNQIDVGECTLFVFEVLKSKVRDGITNQSGLDLRKTNLLLHGSGKIFHYVDKSMLSARELE; translated from the coding sequence ATGACTTTTATACATTATGGAGGAAAATTCTATAGACTGGTACACCCTAGACCTACTGTTATTATAGGAACTCTGTGTGAAGACGGAAGAGTAAATCTTATGCCAGCTAGTTGGAATATGCCCATAAGTGAAGAGCCAGAAACAATAGGTGTATCAGTATACAAGGAGACCTTCACATACAGGTGTTTAAAGTTTCATCCTTACGCTACAATAAATGTTCCTGGACCAGAACTACTGGATCTCACTTACTCTCTAGGTTCGGTAAGCGGAAAGGATGTAGATAAGGTGAAGAAGTTCAATGTGGAGCTGGTGGAGAGCGAGAAGATAAATGTTCCTGGGATGGCTAAGGCTATAGCCATATATGAGACCAGGATATATAATCAGATAGATGTTGGTGAATGCACTCTATTCGTATTCGAGGTGTTAAAAAGTAAAGTTAGGGACGGCATTACCAATCAATCTGGACTGGATTTACGTAAGACTAACCTATTACTTCACGGCTCAGGTAAAATATTCCACTATGTGGATAAATCTATGTTATCTGCCAGGGAATTGGAGTAA
- a CDS encoding M61 family metallopeptidase produces MKFIVKPRNRYIEVIAQGKEGVVIFPTYVPGSYVIRELERNVVEIEGFRITKNKFYVKENFKYLVYASSRDQREAISTNDYLFINPPAVFPFQNIYEKYCVKIETNWKVATTLQEENGYYCADNYHEFADSPIEASPELKVLQVDEGHYVSTIDDVDLAMLGKIVSEADKVIQPKDKYIFHFRRSDRNFGGIEHKKSTGIVVSWDKKDLSILFAHEYFHRLNVKKLVPKDLNHNYETEVYTDLLWFAEGFTDYMAHLICLRAGLNTPEEIFRRILQSLHNLTFPGAKRVSLSEASKTAWIKYYKQDENFLNASISYYDGGLALGFYVDLRLAERGNRIDELFKTLPERYTFRDVEKTLERLGFHELELANKPAYQIVEAIGRIIDLQFVDKGKKYYGLSLDNQRVKFVEENSPADLAGLMPEDQIVGVDGISKPLEVKDYVKLHVIREGRLKQIELRAGENPGHSLKGKIEGEHARKILSRDVVEAVYNSVII; encoded by the coding sequence ATGAAGTTTATTGTAAAACCAAGGAATAGATATATAGAAGTTATAGCCCAAGGAAAAGAGGGTGTGGTAATTTTCCCTACTTATGTTCCTGGTTCTTATGTTATAAGGGAGCTGGAAAGAAACGTGGTTGAGATTGAAGGTTTTAGGATAACTAAGAACAAGTTTTATGTGAAGGAGAATTTCAAGTACCTAGTGTATGCCTCAAGCAGGGATCAGAGGGAGGCAATATCCACAAATGATTATCTATTCATAAATCCGCCAGCGGTCTTTCCATTCCAGAACATTTATGAAAAGTACTGTGTGAAGATTGAAACCAACTGGAAAGTTGCCACGACTCTCCAGGAAGAAAACGGTTATTATTGTGCGGACAACTACCATGAGTTTGCAGATTCGCCGATTGAGGCATCACCAGAACTCAAGGTTCTTCAGGTAGATGAAGGACATTATGTTTCCACTATAGACGATGTGGATTTAGCCATGTTGGGCAAAATAGTTAGTGAAGCTGATAAGGTGATTCAACCTAAGGATAAGTATATTTTCCACTTTAGGAGGAGTGATAGAAATTTTGGTGGTATTGAACACAAGAAGTCCACAGGAATAGTAGTATCGTGGGACAAGAAGGATCTTTCTATTCTGTTCGCCCATGAGTATTTCCATAGGCTTAATGTGAAGAAATTGGTTCCTAAAGACCTAAACCACAACTACGAAACTGAAGTTTACACAGATTTGTTATGGTTTGCGGAGGGATTTACAGACTATATGGCACACCTCATATGTCTCAGGGCTGGTCTAAACACTCCTGAGGAGATATTCAGGAGAATACTACAATCTCTGCATAATCTCACATTTCCTGGTGCAAAAAGGGTGAGTTTATCTGAAGCGTCTAAAACAGCCTGGATAAAGTATTATAAACAAGATGAGAATTTCCTAAATGCATCTATTTCGTATTATGATGGTGGACTGGCTCTAGGATTCTACGTTGATTTACGTTTAGCTGAAAGGGGAAACAGGATAGATGAGCTGTTTAAGACGTTGCCTGAAAGGTATACATTCAGAGATGTGGAAAAAACACTGGAGAGGTTAGGGTTTCATGAGTTAGAATTGGCAAATAAACCAGCTTACCAAATAGTAGAGGCTATAGGGAGGATAATAGACCTGCAGTTTGTTGATAAAGGTAAAAAGTACTACGGTCTGTCTTTAGATAATCAGAGAGTTAAGTTTGTTGAAGAGAATTCCCCGGCAGATTTAGCTGGTCTTATGCCCGAGGATCAGATCGTGGGTGTAGACGGTATATCCAAGCCCCTAGAAGTCAAGGATTACGTAAAATTACACGTAATAAGGGAAGGAAGACTAAAGCAAATTGAACTTAGAGCTGGTGAAAACCCAGGTCACTCATTAAAGGGTAAAATTGAGGGAGAACATGCTCGCAAAATCCTCTCCAGGGACGTGGTAGAGGCTGTATATAATTCAGTAATTATTTGA
- a CDS encoding MFS transporter yields MTNKNVLDEYLARIDRLPTWGLSYVILYAIGFSYFITLYDAVGNIGAALPYIPFLNASTASLIASIGLFGYIPGSLGLGYLADRIGRKPVLILTVTLTAIGSLGMALSVNFPMLAVFRFIEGAGIGGDLNLAMVYVTEFAPSAKRGKYANYIYLSGWIAVGVGATIASVLVTSLPGIGWRLAFGIAAIMAFAALVLRVAAPETVRFLVKKGKIDEAEKLVRSMEETAMARAKVSSLPEPKIIQYNTPTKTWSVLGNRTFLKRLVGLVIFWFFIYFVQYTFSTLWDYYGLALGITGSTFNQYVLYTGFAALGDTAMAFLLLAFIEKTDRRLITQIGSFGWLIGTIVAAYFVTRFDLLGMALTLGFILNAIGGGMSYLAGYLMSSESFPTSARSTGFAISDGLGHIGGAIGPLLLFPLVASFGPITAWGLEAFPVVIAAVILWFTVPKTVGVRLEEINENLLSPPQMAKSKSTESKERGTS; encoded by the coding sequence ATGACCAATAAAAATGTTTTGGACGAATATCTTGCAAGAATTGATAGATTACCAACCTGGGGACTATCTTACGTAATCCTATATGCAATAGGTTTCAGCTACTTTATAACCCTTTATGACGCCGTAGGCAACATAGGTGCAGCCTTACCATATATACCATTTCTCAACGCATCGACAGCCTCATTAATTGCTTCAATAGGATTATTTGGGTATATCCCAGGATCCTTAGGTTTAGGTTATTTGGCTGATAGAATTGGTAGGAAACCTGTGCTTATATTGACAGTTACCCTTACTGCCATAGGAAGCTTAGGAATGGCTCTCTCTGTAAACTTCCCTATGCTAGCGGTCTTCAGATTTATTGAAGGAGCTGGTATTGGTGGTGATTTAAACTTAGCAATGGTCTATGTAACAGAGTTTGCCCCGAGTGCTAAAAGAGGTAAATACGCTAATTACATTTATCTCTCAGGTTGGATCGCAGTTGGTGTAGGAGCTACTATAGCATCAGTGTTAGTGACCTCACTGCCTGGAATAGGTTGGAGATTAGCTTTTGGTATAGCTGCCATAATGGCGTTTGCTGCATTAGTACTTAGAGTGGCAGCACCAGAGACTGTTAGATTCCTTGTGAAAAAAGGTAAGATAGATGAGGCTGAAAAACTGGTCAGGAGTATGGAAGAGACAGCTATGGCTAGAGCTAAAGTTAGCTCTCTACCTGAACCAAAGATAATTCAATATAATACGCCAACTAAAACATGGTCAGTTTTAGGTAATAGAACATTTCTCAAGAGGCTAGTGGGTCTAGTGATTTTCTGGTTCTTTATCTACTTTGTCCAGTACACTTTTTCAACTTTGTGGGACTACTATGGATTAGCGTTAGGCATAACGGGATCCACATTTAACCAATATGTACTTTACACTGGGTTCGCTGCCTTGGGAGATACAGCTATGGCATTCCTCCTACTAGCCTTTATAGAGAAGACAGACAGGAGACTAATAACTCAAATTGGGTCGTTTGGTTGGCTGATAGGTACCATAGTTGCCGCTTATTTCGTTACACGTTTCGACCTATTGGGAATGGCATTAACACTAGGATTCATACTGAATGCAATAGGAGGAGGGATGTCATATCTAGCCGGTTATCTAATGTCCAGCGAGTCATTCCCAACATCAGCCAGGTCAACAGGGTTTGCTATCAGTGATGGATTGGGTCATATAGGTGGTGCGATAGGTCCATTGCTTCTGTTCCCACTAGTAGCATCATTTGGTCCAATTACTGCTTGGGGGTTAGAGGCGTTCCCTGTTGTTATAGCTGCAGTTATACTCTGGTTTACTGTACCTAAGACTGTAGGTGTCAGATTGGAGGAAATTAACGAGAATCTCCTATCTCCTCCACAAATGGCGAAGAGTAAAAGTACGGAAAGTAAAGAGAGAGGGACTTCCTGA
- a CDS encoding CaiB/BaiF CoA transferase family protein: MEQLPWNVTVLDLTRLLPGGVATRLLVDLGFNVIKVEDTEKGDYMRETSPEVFNYLNYGKKSISINLKDDRGREIFYELVRKSRIVIESFRSDVVKRLKIDYDTLRVLNEKLIYCSITGYGYEGPLLPNHDINCNAYAGIDKVLPVQVADIGSSLLAVIGILNKMWRNEGGFVDVSMAGASKLFNVINILTEGKSVLNGDYPCYNLYESKDGKISLGALEPKFWVNFLHAVGREELINRQFDPNAIKDVSEIVKSYTTKELMEIAERYDVPIYPVRRLGEVKREFKYERGPVRGENTLEILKILGVPETKIKELAHDGVVLIQEKDFLT, translated from the coding sequence ATGGAACAACTACCATGGAACGTAACTGTACTTGATTTAACTAGGTTATTACCGGGTGGAGTTGCAACTAGGCTACTAGTCGACTTAGGATTCAATGTGATAAAAGTAGAGGATACAGAGAAAGGGGATTACATGAGGGAGACTAGTCCTGAAGTCTTCAACTACTTAAACTACGGAAAGAAAAGTATATCCATAAACTTGAAAGATGACAGAGGGAGAGAGATCTTTTACGAGCTAGTTAGAAAGAGCAGGATAGTGATAGAGAGTTTCAGGTCTGATGTAGTTAAGAGGTTAAAGATAGATTATGATACACTTAGAGTGTTAAATGAGAAATTAATATATTGCTCCATAACAGGCTATGGATATGAAGGTCCATTATTGCCAAACCATGATATTAATTGTAACGCTTACGCAGGAATTGATAAAGTACTTCCAGTCCAGGTAGCTGATATAGGTAGTTCATTATTAGCTGTCATAGGAATACTCAATAAGATGTGGAGGAATGAGGGCGGATTCGTAGACGTATCAATGGCTGGAGCATCTAAACTGTTTAATGTGATAAACATTCTGACTGAGGGTAAAAGCGTACTTAATGGTGATTACCCCTGTTATAACTTGTATGAGTCTAAGGATGGGAAGATATCACTAGGTGCGTTAGAACCTAAATTCTGGGTAAACTTCTTACATGCAGTAGGAAGGGAAGAGTTAATAAACAGACAGTTTGATCCTAATGCAATTAAAGATGTATCTGAGATAGTGAAGAGTTATACTACAAAGGAACTTATGGAGATAGCTGAAAGGTATGACGTGCCTATATATCCTGTAAGAAGATTAGGAGAAGTTAAGAGGGAATTTAAGTATGAGAGAGGACCAGTAAGGGGAGAAAATACTCTTGAGATTCTGAAAATTTTAGGAGTACCAGAGACTAAAATAAAAGAGTTAGCTCATGACGGTGTTGTCTTAATTCAAGAAAAGGACTTTCTGACTTGA
- a CDS encoding DUF1028 domain-containing protein has translation MTYSIVIYDPNEEAWGVGVASKFLAVGAFVPWLKPEVGAIATQALANLEYGKKGLELLEKGYDARSTVNSLTSADQLKEKRQLGVVDSKGNAYAFTGRECYPYAGHIIGNNFTVQGNILAGEEVLEAMAKEAEGRGRIYEKILNALKMAESKGGDRRGRQSAAIIVVRKPTKSNTEFEPSNVGKYVDIRVDDSKEPLVELERVLNLWIATFLEEEMVSVYDYLDKINSALSKLGYQDLKSWVEINNFEAKFSGDKIGKTVLKVLFEQAGVRT, from the coding sequence ATGACATACTCAATAGTAATTTACGACCCAAACGAGGAAGCATGGGGAGTAGGTGTTGCCAGTAAGTTCTTAGCAGTGGGTGCTTTTGTCCCTTGGTTGAAACCAGAGGTAGGGGCAATAGCAACTCAAGCCCTAGCTAATCTAGAGTATGGTAAAAAAGGATTAGAACTCCTAGAGAAGGGTTATGACGCAAGGAGTACGGTGAATAGTTTAACTTCTGCAGACCAGCTTAAAGAAAAAAGACAATTAGGTGTGGTTGATAGTAAAGGGAATGCGTATGCGTTTACTGGAAGAGAATGTTACCCATATGCAGGTCATATAATTGGTAATAACTTCACAGTACAAGGAAATATATTAGCAGGAGAGGAAGTGCTAGAGGCTATGGCTAAGGAGGCAGAGGGGAGAGGAAGGATATATGAAAAAATACTGAATGCATTGAAGATGGCAGAGAGCAAAGGAGGAGATAGGAGAGGAAGACAGAGTGCAGCAATTATAGTTGTAAGAAAACCAACTAAGAGTAATACCGAGTTTGAACCATCAAATGTTGGAAAATATGTTGATATAAGGGTTGATGACAGTAAGGAACCGTTAGTAGAGTTGGAAAGAGTGTTGAATTTATGGATTGCGACTTTCCTTGAGGAAGAGATGGTGAGTGTATACGATTACTTAGACAAAATCAATAGTGCGTTGAGTAAGTTGGGTTATCAAGACCTGAAGAGTTGGGTCGAGATAAATAACTTTGAGGCTAAGTTCTCTGGGGATAAAATAGGAAAGACTGTTCTTAAGGTGCTGTTTGAGCAAGCAGGAGTAAGGACATGA
- a CDS encoding thiolase family protein — protein sequence MVAIVDGSITKFGKRKESLLQLISEVGIPLVKKYEIDFVIVSNTYSGELNSISGLNNLATTYLGIDKVPSIRVDNTSGSGGSALLVAKSLLDSKMANTVLVIGAEKMSEKSTKQVTSVIASLLPREERMAGLTLPSLAGLLSKEYMKRYDAPREAFARVAVKNHHNGSLNPYAHVQKEVSLEEVLKSPVIADPLTLYEFTPISDGACALLMVRSEDSYSFTKKPVFIKGIGTASDTSSISERENILSLNSVRNAGVIAKKTAKVEKVDFAELHDMSTVLEIVQAEELGLLKKGEGWKAYFDTVTEINGEMPINTSGGLNSKGHPIGASGVAQAYEAFLQLRREAGQRQVKDARTGLSLSMAGFGNSATVLIYGEEP from the coding sequence ATGGTTGCGATCGTCGATGGCTCAATTACGAAGTTCGGAAAAAGGAAGGAAAGTTTACTTCAACTGATATCCGAAGTCGGAATACCCCTAGTAAAGAAATACGAGATTGACTTTGTCATAGTCTCAAACACTTACTCAGGAGAGCTTAATTCGATATCAGGTCTGAATAATTTAGCTACAACATATTTAGGCATAGACAAGGTACCCTCCATAAGAGTAGACAATACAAGTGGGAGTGGGGGCTCAGCCTTACTAGTAGCTAAGTCGCTATTGGACTCGAAAATGGCTAACACTGTCTTAGTTATAGGGGCAGAAAAGATGTCAGAGAAGAGCACTAAGCAGGTAACCTCTGTAATTGCATCCCTTCTTCCGAGAGAGGAAAGAATGGCTGGGCTAACATTACCTTCCCTAGCCGGTTTGTTATCAAAGGAGTACATGAAGAGATATGATGCGCCAAGAGAGGCATTTGCTAGGGTGGCGGTTAAAAATCATCACAATGGTTCGTTAAATCCCTACGCCCATGTTCAAAAGGAAGTTAGCTTGGAGGAAGTTCTCAAATCTCCGGTCATCGCTGATCCCTTGACTCTCTATGAATTTACCCCTATAAGTGATGGTGCATGTGCTCTGTTAATGGTAAGGAGTGAAGACTCTTACAGCTTCACCAAAAAGCCTGTGTTCATAAAGGGCATAGGGACGGCGTCGGACACATCTAGTATATCTGAGAGGGAAAACATCCTGTCTCTGAACTCAGTGAGAAATGCAGGAGTAATTGCCAAGAAAACGGCGAAAGTAGAGAAAGTGGACTTTGCAGAACTTCATGATATGTCTACGGTCTTGGAAATAGTCCAAGCTGAAGAGCTAGGTCTGTTGAAGAAGGGAGAGGGTTGGAAAGCGTATTTCGATACTGTCACTGAAATAAATGGTGAAATGCCGATAAACACAAGCGGTGGACTAAATTCCAAAGGACATCCTATAGGAGCTAGCGGTGTAGCCCAGGCTTATGAGGCTTTCCTTCAGCTGAGGCGAGAAGCAGGTCAAAGACAAGTTAAGGATGCAAGAACTGGACTTTCACTAAGTATGGCTGGGTTTGGTAATTCAGCTACAGTCCTGATCTACGGTGAGGAACCATGA
- a CDS encoding MFS transporter, whose amino-acid sequence MSISKSELRKVTLAASIGTFLEYYDLLLSATAAGIVWPSLYFNPATKNPTVGLALSLSTVGIAFIVRPLGGLIFGQIGDKLGRKSTLIITLLLMFIGTFGLGVLPTYAQIGVISAFMIIILRIIQGIGFGGEWGGAVSWMVEFAKKANSSPTYWTSFLQGAVLFGISASTFGFAIVSALLDRASFLSWGWRLLFIVGAIIVVLGALMRYYTSESPLFLELKVKGELSKSPALETLKKYWVSIILLAIAWWYMTVTTVLIATPYSIQFASAIGVNTILGLSSQSFMNLVIGIGYVVGGLASIVLGVMTKSIRMTRLNVIVAVVCSVLVYLYFYMISLKEAYFVILSSAIFYGAVFYPFGGLASWFAESFPTKYRYTGTGLAYQIGGLLSGIVSTFVPPIILLYTKLPVSQLWIYYALTYTIICVVSALATIAYSRVYGKVEMPK is encoded by the coding sequence ATGAGCATAAGTAAAAGTGAGCTAAGGAAAGTTACTTTAGCTGCATCAATAGGCACATTTTTAGAATACTATGATCTACTTTTGAGTGCAACCGCTGCTGGAATAGTTTGGCCTTCACTGTATTTCAATCCTGCTACTAAGAACCCAACTGTAGGATTGGCATTATCTCTGTCCACAGTGGGAATAGCCTTCATAGTAAGACCCCTAGGCGGTCTAATATTCGGGCAAATAGGAGATAAGTTAGGTAGAAAGTCCACACTGATCATTACCCTTTTACTTATGTTCATAGGAACATTTGGACTAGGTGTCTTACCAACTTACGCACAAATTGGTGTAATATCAGCTTTCATGATAATAATACTCAGAATTATTCAGGGGATAGGCTTTGGAGGGGAATGGGGAGGAGCAGTATCGTGGATGGTTGAGTTTGCTAAAAAAGCGAATAGTAGTCCTACATACTGGACGTCTTTTCTCCAAGGTGCAGTGCTCTTCGGTATATCTGCATCAACATTCGGATTTGCGATAGTTTCAGCATTACTAGACAGGGCTTCTTTCCTGTCATGGGGGTGGAGGTTATTATTCATAGTAGGGGCTATTATAGTCGTGTTAGGGGCTTTAATGCGCTATTACACCTCTGAAAGTCCGTTGTTCCTTGAATTAAAAGTTAAAGGAGAGTTGTCCAAGTCGCCCGCCCTAGAAACCTTGAAAAAATATTGGGTTAGTATAATCCTTCTAGCGATAGCTTGGTGGTATATGACAGTAACCACTGTTCTAATTGCCACTCCTTACTCTATACAATTTGCCTCAGCTATAGGTGTGAATACTATACTTGGTTTGAGCTCGCAGTCTTTTATGAACCTGGTAATAGGTATAGGTTACGTAGTGGGCGGTCTCGCATCAATAGTACTTGGTGTAATGACCAAAAGCATCAGGATGACTAGGTTGAACGTGATCGTTGCTGTAGTTTGTTCAGTATTGGTCTACTTGTACTTTTACATGATATCACTCAAAGAGGCATACTTTGTTATCTTGTCTTCAGCGATATTTTATGGAGCAGTGTTCTATCCCTTTGGAGGATTAGCGTCTTGGTTCGCTGAAAGCTTCCCTACAAAATACAGGTATACTGGTACTGGTCTGGCTTATCAGATAGGAGGATTACTTAGCGGTATAGTATCTACTTTCGTCCCCCCGATAATTTTGCTTTACACTAAACTTCCTGTATCTCAGTTGTGGATATACTATGCACTTACTTATACGATAATATGCGTAGTATCAGCTCTAGCTACTATAGCCTATTCTCGAGTCTATGGAAAAGTAGAAATGCCAAAATAG
- a CDS encoding phytoene desaturase family protein, with product MKAVIVGAGIGGLSTALYLAKKGINVTVLEKNSLPGGRARWFSEGDYEFDMGPSWYLMPEVFEKFYREVGEEPPTIKEVSPLFSLISERDRRSESFYKYDDRLASYLTDTEFMYSLAMEKFLYKELKISDLLDSTIINNMNRFPIFNTLDNFNRRYFPNDEFLQKALGFSAVFLGGSPFNTPAIYAMVNYAIYGKGVFYPEGGFKGLVLKLFEACKRAGVEFKFDFEVDKVQGSNGMLKYVESKGRAVDGDYFIFNMDYHYADKLLSSNDEVYWMRRKLAPSAILVYAGVEGELKSPHHVIIINGDWRYHFNSIMRGAEPDLNNLSYYVSYTRATDKRIKGDSLVFLVPISAGLFGINPEAYVKRAIQDFKEKTGSKFDVKFMRVYTPFDFLVDYNAYRGTAFGISHTLDQTGPFRPPMRNRRWRNVYHVGQYTQPGIGVPMVTISAMIVGKKVLEDMEKRK from the coding sequence ATAAAAGCAGTTATAGTTGGTGCGGGAATAGGCGGACTATCGACTGCTCTTTATCTAGCTAAAAAAGGGATAAATGTTACAGTCCTAGAGAAGAATTCACTCCCTGGAGGAAGAGCCAGGTGGTTTAGTGAAGGGGACTACGAGTTTGATATGGGACCATCATGGTATCTTATGCCTGAAGTTTTTGAAAAGTTCTACAGAGAAGTTGGAGAGGAACCACCCACAATTAAGGAAGTAAGTCCTTTATTCTCTTTGATATCAGAGAGGGATAGGAGGTCAGAGTCATTTTATAAATATGATGATAGGTTAGCCAGTTACCTAACAGACACTGAATTCATGTACAGTTTAGCGATGGAAAAATTTCTCTACAAAGAACTAAAGATCTCAGACCTACTTGACTCTACAATAATAAACAACATGAATAGGTTTCCCATATTCAACACCCTTGACAACTTTAACAGAAGGTATTTCCCTAATGACGAGTTCCTTCAAAAGGCACTAGGATTCTCGGCAGTATTCTTAGGGGGATCTCCTTTTAACACACCTGCGATATACGCCATGGTCAATTACGCCATATACGGAAAGGGCGTTTTCTATCCTGAAGGAGGCTTTAAGGGATTAGTTCTGAAGCTGTTTGAAGCCTGTAAAAGAGCAGGAGTGGAGTTCAAGTTTGATTTTGAAGTGGATAAGGTTCAAGGATCAAATGGAATGTTGAAGTATGTTGAGAGTAAGGGAAGGGCAGTGGATGGGGACTACTTCATATTTAACATGGACTACCATTATGCAGACAAGTTGCTGTCAAGTAATGATGAAGTGTATTGGATGAGGAGGAAGTTGGCACCATCAGCAATATTAGTTTATGCAGGCGTTGAAGGAGAGTTAAAATCGCCTCACCATGTAATAATAATTAATGGTGACTGGAGGTATCACTTTAACTCGATTATGAGGGGAGCTGAGCCAGACTTAAACAACCTATCATATTACGTAAGCTACACCAGGGCAACCGATAAGAGGATTAAGGGGGACAGTTTAGTGTTCCTTGTACCCATTTCAGCTGGGCTATTTGGAATAAACCCCGAGGCTTATGTGAAGAGAGCTATACAGGATTTCAAGGAGAAAACAGGTAGTAAATTTGACGTGAAATTCATGAGAGTGTATACTCCTTTTGATTTCCTAGTGGATTACAATGCATATAGAGGGACAGCCTTTGGGATTTCACATACATTAGACCAGACCGGTCCATTTAGACCTCCCATGAGAAATAGGAGATGGAGAAATGTGTATCATGTTGGGCAATATACACAACCTGGTATAGGTGTGCCCATGGTTACAATATCTGCAATGATTGTTGGTAAGAAAGTACTAGAGGACATGGAGAAAAGAAAATAA
- a CDS encoding porin, which translates to MNDLLIILPTAVVMFFSMEFIARFVHKYVMHGFMWFIHKDHHRDQHGTFERNDLFGALFATLAAYLIFNGIFNLNPISLGLGIGMTCYGISYFFVHDMIIHDRHLHLRSWAMKHKYFRELVMVHDVHHNKGRGNWGFLLIIRGLDEIPEGVDRV; encoded by the coding sequence ATGAATGATTTGTTGATAATTCTTCCCACGGCGGTAGTTATGTTCTTTTCTATGGAATTCATAGCGAGATTTGTACACAAATATGTAATGCACGGGTTTATGTGGTTCATTCATAAGGATCACCACAGGGACCAACACGGCACCTTTGAACGAAATGACTTATTTGGGGCACTTTTTGCTACACTAGCTGCTTACCTTATATTCAATGGTATATTCAACCTTAACCCTATATCCCTAGGCTTAGGCATAGGAATGACCTGTTATGGAATATCCTACTTCTTTGTACATGACATGATCATACACGACAGACACCTACACCTTAGATCCTGGGCAATGAAACACAAATATTTCAGGGAGTTAGTTATGGTCCATGACGTTCACCATAACAAAGGTAGGGGTAACTGGGGATTCTTGTTAATAATAAGAGGACTAGACGAAATACCTGAAGGAGTGGATCGAGTATAA
- a CDS encoding phytoene/squalene synthase family protein, translated as MVNLTLIFKRASVTYYNSSVFFPPQVRRDVTKLYAFVRVFDDLVDSIPQKAKEFYELRSKYYEQLDGKDSNDLVLKNFVDLMRRKNFDKEWVDAFLDAMESDLKKSVYYTIDELLEYIYGSAEVVGVMMAKILDLPEESYYYARMLGRAMQYINFIRDVEEDMALGRQYLPFQEMMEFKTSLLDSSPRFNEFIRFQISRYFEYQKTAEKGYSYIPFRYLIAIKTAADMYKWTAKKIWNNPQIIKQRKIKPKKRRVIAQGIYNALGVYFLRNFLSF; from the coding sequence GTGGTCAACTTAACACTGATATTCAAAAGAGCGAGCGTCACATATTACAACAGCTCAGTGTTCTTCCCCCCTCAGGTTAGGAGGGATGTCACTAAGCTTTACGCTTTTGTGAGAGTTTTTGATGACCTAGTGGACTCAATTCCTCAAAAGGCTAAAGAGTTTTATGAGCTGAGAAGTAAGTACTACGAACAGCTAGACGGTAAGGATTCAAACGACCTTGTATTGAAGAACTTTGTAGACCTAATGAGGAGAAAGAACTTTGACAAGGAATGGGTGGATGCCTTCCTTGATGCTATGGAGAGCGATTTGAAGAAGAGTGTTTACTACACTATTGATGAGCTACTTGAGTACATATATGGTTCAGCAGAGGTAGTTGGAGTAATGATGGCTAAGATATTGGACTTACCTGAGGAGTCTTACTACTACGCTAGAATGTTAGGGAGGGCAATGCAGTATATAAATTTCATTAGAGATGTTGAAGAGGACATGGCATTGGGTAGACAATATTTACCTTTCCAGGAGATGATGGAGTTTAAGACGTCCTTGCTTGATAGCTCTCCAAGATTTAATGAGTTCATAAGGTTCCAGATAAGCAGATATTTTGAATACCAGAAGACAGCTGAGAAAGGGTATAGTTACATACCATTCAGGTACCTAATTGCCATAAAGACTGCTGCAGATATGTACAAGTGGACAGCAAAGAAGATATGGAATAATCCACAGATAATCAAGCAGAGGAAGATAAAGCCAAAGAAGAGAAGAGTAATTGCCCAGGGTATATACAACGCTTTAGGGGTGTACTTCTTACGCAACTTCCTATCTTTCTGA